The following DNA comes from Enterocloster bolteae.
TGACCCGGTCAGCGCAATTGTATATTCTTCCAGTCAGGCAAATATTGAGTCTGTCATGGTGGACGGCGTGTTTGTAATGGAGCACAAGCGCATGACCATGATTGATGAAGAAAAAGTATTATATGCCACCCAGAAGGCGGCTGAAAAGCTGATAAACGAAGTGGGGCTGGGCAACACGCAGTGGGGCAGGAAGATTGGAAACCTGGGGCTATAGGAGGAAATGAATGAACGAATTAGTGTTCTTTGAAATACCAAAACAGAATTTAAAGATTCAAATTGTCAAAAAAAGTAATGAGATTTTGGAACAGATAAGGAAAGAATCTGCCGAGACAGCGGTGATGCCGGATGTGGCTCAGTACTACACGGATATTTATTTTCCAAAAGCACCTTCAGACAGGCCCTATACATTTTCCTCCATCGTGCTTTCTTCGGACGGCAAAATGGCCTATGGGGATAATCCCTCCGGACCGCTCATAGCAAAAAATAACTTTCTGGACCCGGACGGCTCCCTGGGAGATTTCTGGGTGCTGAATGTACTGCGGGCCTATGCGGACGGAATCATCATAGGCGCCCGCACCCTGCTCAGTGAACCGGGCATCACCTGCCATGTATATGAGGAACGTCTGACCAGGCAGCGCAGGGAAGTGCTTGGGAAGAAGTACCAGCCCTGCGGCGTGATTGTATCGTTAGACGGTACGGATATTCCCTTTGACCATTATATTTTCGATGTAGACCCAAAGGAAGAGTATAAACTGGTGATAGCCACGTCCCCCAGGGGCGCCGAATACATAATGGCCAATTCCCCGCTGAAGCATCCTGTAATTGGGCCCTTTAAGACAATTGAGGATGTGGATCATGCGGATTTGGGTGAGCTTTACACAGATTTTAACGCGTTCCCGGTTATAGTGACGGGCCAGGGAGAGAACCCCGATACAAAGGTGCTCATGTATGCCCTTAAGAAATGGGGGCTGGAAAAGCTCTGTATCGAGGCGCCGTCCTACTGCACCCATTTGCTGCAGCAGGGAATGCTGGATGAATACTTTATCAATTATTCCATGGTATTTGCGGGCGGCCAAAAATCGCCGGGCTATGCATCGGAATTCGGGCACATGGATCATCCCCACGCAGATTTTCTGACACTGGGAATCCATGAAAGCAATTTCATATTTACCCGTCAGAAAATTCGTTACGGTGTTACAAATGAGACGGATTTGTCGGGATATAAGTACTGATACGGAGTGAGTGTCAGATGGGAGGAACTATGGCAGGTACGGATTTGGTGGTAATCGGCGCAGGACCGGGCGGATATGTGGCCGCAATCAGGGCTGCGCAGCTGGGAATGAAGGTAGTGATTGCAGAAAAGGACGCATGCGGCGGGACCTGTCTGAATTATGGGTGCATTCCCACAAAAGCGCTTTATAAAAATGCCCAGGTAATGGGCTATATGGACCACAGCAGGGAATTTGGAATTGAGATTGACGGATACAGGCTGGATATGGAGCAGGTGCAGGCCCGCAAGAACAAGATTGTAAAGACGCTGACCGGAGGAGTGGAATATCTGCTGAAGTCCAATAAGGTGGCCATTGAGAAGGGCTGCGCTAAAATCATAAAAGCCGGTCTGGTGGAAGTGACCGGCAAGGACGGCACTGTAAAGCGGCTGGAGACAAAGCGGATTCTCATTGCATCCGGTTCCAAATCATCCAGGCTTCCCATTGAGGGGATGGACCTGGAGGGCGTTATTACCAGCAAAGAGGCTCTGGATATGAAGACGGTGCCGGAGGAAATCGTGATCATCGGCGGAGGAGTGATTGGCATTGAATTTGCCGGCATTTACCAGTCCTTTGGCGCAAAGGTAACCGTGGTGGAGTTTATGCCCCACATTATTCCGAATGTGGACGTGGAAATCACAGCCAGATTAAAGAGTCTGCTGGAAAAGCGCGGTATTTCAATCATGACAGGATCTAAGGTTGAGAAGATTGAGAAAAAAGGAAACAATCTGTCTGTGCAGGTGGATGCAGGCGGCAAAAAGCAGGTTCTTTCCTGCGGGCAGGTTCTTGTGTCAACCGGACGTGAAATGGACGCGGATGGCCTGAACCTGGATGGCGCGGGAGTGCGGTATGACCGCAAAGGAATAAAGGTAGACGAAAATTATGAGACCAATGTGCCGGGAATCTACGCAATCGGAGACGTGACAGGACGCGTCATGCTGGCCCATGTGGCATCGGAGGAGGGCAAGACAGCTGTTGAGCGCATGGCAGGAGAGAATACAGAGGTGGATTACAGCCTGATTCCCAATTCCATTTTTACCTTTCCGGATGTGTCCAGCATCGGGTTATCGGAAGAACAGGCAAAGGAGCAGGGAATCGAATATATTACCAGCAAATACCAGTTCTCCGGCAACGGCAAGGCCCTTACCATGGGGGACGCCGAGGGTATGGTGAAGGTGATTGCCGCAAAAGACAAATCCAGGCTGTTAGGGGTACATATCATCGGCCCCAATGCAAGCGATTTGATTGCGGAGGCAGCTATTGCAATGAACGGAATGTTTACGGTGGAGGAGGCAGCCGGTGTCATGCACGGGCACCCCACGCTCTCAGAGGCCTTTGACGAGGCGGTATCCAATCTCCTGGGAAAAGCCATTCACATGCCGCCGGTAAAAAACAGGTAATCAGGAAAAGGAGGCGCGCACATGGAACTGAGAGTAAACGAACCTGGCCTTTTTATCGAGGAACTGGTATTCCAAATCAGGCCGGAACAGGTAAAACGTTATGTGGAATTAGAATATGAAATCATGGCAAAAGAGCTGGCTGGGCTGGATGGCTTTTGCGGGTGGCAGATTTGGGTGAGCGAAACCAATCCCGGCCGTGTGACGTCTCTTTATTTCTGGAAGGACCATGCATCCTACCGGAATCTTGACCAGGAATGGCTTTCCGGGAAAAAGGATGAGATAACCAGGGCGTTTGGGGCTGAAAACATGACGTTTGTGAGGGTGGGTCATGAAACAGACCGAAGGTACCAGATGCGCAGTCTCGCCTGATGGGAACGATCCATATCACCCTGGTGGCCAATGCGGGCTTGTTATTGGAGTCCGGGGGGCGAAAGCTGCTGCTGGACGGTCTGCACAGCCAGGAGAACGGGATGTTCAGTCCTGTGCCTCCCTGTATACGGGAGCAGATCATGAAAAGGATTCCTCCCTTTGACGGAATCAGATGGGTGGCTTTTACCCATTTTCATGAGGATCATTTTGATTTGGACCTGGTAAACCGGTATTTGCAGGAGGCAGCACCTGAGATGCTGGTGATGCCGGAGGATACACCGAATGGCGTATCCTCAAAACTTAAGGCAGGCGTATGCAGCACAGAGGCCATTGAGCTGCCGATGGGCCAGTGCCGGAGCATACGTCTGTGGGAGACGGGAAGCCTGACAGCCTTTCCCTCAAGGCATGCGGGCAGGGAGTATGAGACGGTCAGCCACCTTTGCTATGTGCTGGAGGCTGACGGAAAAAAGGTATTGATCCTGGGAGACTCGGATTATGACAGCGTGTTTTTTAAACAAATGGCAGGAGCAATGGAATTTGACGCTGTGATTGCCAATCCGCTTTTTCTGCATCTTCCCAGGGGGCGCAGGGTGTTTACACAGTCCATACGGACAAAAGAGATTATTTTTTGTCACCTTCCGTTTGCGGAGGATGACCAGATTCATTTCCGGAATATGATGTCAGAAGACATGAGACAATATGAAACAATACTGCCACCCATGAAGGCGCTTACGGATCCGCTTCAAAAAGTGAGCATTTAGTATGTCAGGAGGATATAATTGTGGGGCAGAATATATTGATTGAAATATCAGCAAGACACATTCATTTATCAAAAGAGCATTTAGAGATACTTTTTGGGGAAGGCTATGAACTGACAGTGAAGAAAATGTTAAGCCAGCCAGGACAATTTGCATGCGAGGAACGGGTGAGCGTGATTGGACCTAAGGGTAAGTTCTCCATGTCTGTGCTGGGACCTGTGAGAGAGCGCACCCAGGTGGAAATTTCACTGACAGATGCCAGGACCATAGGGGTCAGCGCGCCCATACGGGAATCCGGCGATGTGGAGGGAAGCGGCAGCTGTGTACTGGAAGGCCCCAGGGGAACGGTTATTCTGAAGGAAGGGGTTATTGCGGCAAAACGCCACATACACACCACGCCGGAGGATGCCGAAAGACTGGGGGTGACTGACCGTGAAACAGTTGCTTTTGAGGTAAATATCAATGACCGGTCGTTGATTTTTAAGGACATGGTGGTCCGGGTCAGCGAACACTATTCCACGGCTGCCCATATTGACACGGATGAGGCAAACGCGGTGGCCATGTCGGGCACGGTCTATGGAACCATAGTAAAACTGAGGGGAAATGGATTGGCGGATTCCGGTTTGACAGATTCTGATTTGGCGGATTCATCAATCGCTTAAACGAGGAGAACATGAGGCAAATAGAAAAACAGACCCGGACAGACGGGGAGAATAAGATGGGGGTCATGCCGGTCAACCGTCTGCTGGTGACCATGGCGCTGCCGATTATGATATCCATGATTATCCAGGCCATGTACAATATAGTGGACAGCCTGTTCGTTGCCAGAATCAGCGAACAGGCGCTGACCGCGGTTTCGCTGGCATATTCGGTGCAGAATCTTCTGATTGGAGTGGCAGTGGGGACAGGTGTGGGTGTGAATTCCCTGCTGTCCCGGTATCTGGGGGAACAAAACCGGGAAGGCGTCAACAAGACAGCTGTAAACGGGATTTTCATTATGCTGGTTACCTATCTGTTCTTCCTGGTGTTTGGGTTGTTTTTCACCAGGACGTTTTTCAAATTACAGACAGATTCAGAAGAAATCATAGAGCTGGGAGTACAGTACCTGTCCATTTGCCTGATTTTTTCAGTGGGCGTGCTGGAGCAGGTTGTGCTGGAACGGATATTGCAGGGAACCGGAAAAACAATTTATACCATGATTACACAGGGGGCGGGAGCTGTTATTAATATAATTCTCGACCCTATTCTGATTTTCGGATTATTGGGATTTCCCAGAATGGGTATCAGCGGGGCAGCCATAGCCACTGTGACAGGGCAGCTGGCCGGCATGGGGATGAACGTCTATTTTAACAAGCGGGTCAACCATGAGGTGCAGTTTGTTTTCCGGGGGTTCAGGCCGGATATGGGAATCATAAAGCAGATATACAGGGTGGGAATCCCGGCCATTGTAATGCAGTCCATCGCGTCTGTCATGACCTTTGGACTGAACCAGATACTGATTTCCTACACGGCCACAGCCGCGGCAGTGATGGGAGTCTATTTTAAAATCCAGAGTTTTATCTTCATGCCCGTATTCGGCCTCAATAACGGCATGATACCTATTATCGGATATAATCTGGGGGCGGGAAGACCTGGGCGCATACGAAAGGCCATCCATTACAGCCTGGGATATGCCACAGCCATCATGGCGGCAGGCTTTGTACTGTCCCAGGTTTTTGCGGTGGAGATAATGGCAATGTTTAATGCCTCTGAGCACATGATGTCCATTGGGGTGACGGCGCTGAGGGTGATTAGCTTCGGCTACCTGTCCGCCTCTGTTTCCGTTATTTACAGCGCCGTATTCCAGGCGCTGGGAAGAGGGATGGAAAGCCTGGTTATCTCCTTTTTCCGGCAGCTGATTGTACTGCTGCCGGCCGCCTGCATACTGGCAGCAATGTTTGGGCTGGATGCGCTGTGGTGGTCCTTTCCCATTTCGGAGACAATGGCGGCATTGCTGGCATGGGTATGGTGGAAACATATCCGCAGGCAGATGGCGGGGCAGGTGTAAGGGTCCGGAACACAGGAATTCTGTAAAAGTGGGTTTCAAAAACTTGCAAACCGGTAAATTCTATGGTATTATAATTTGGCATGCCGGATTACTATATGGCTTGTTGGGCCGTCGCCAAGCGGTAAGGCACAGGACTTTGACTCCTGCACTCGAGGGTTCGAATCCCGCCGGCCCAGTACATGGGAAAGTCCGCAGAGACGCAAGTTACAAGGCGTTTCTGCGGGCTTTTCTTCTATAAATAATGTATTGCACATAATACTATAATTCAATACTATAATCCACATGGAGGCCGGAGGCTGTGGGAGGAGGAAAGAAGATGGAGAGAAAAAGAATCAGGGATTTTGGCATTGTGCCGGGCGTCATGAAAACCGGACCTAAAAATAAGATTACAGACGTGCCTGGCGTGCTGGTAGGCCATAAGACAGTGAGAAATGGGGACAACAAAACCGGCGTCACGGTCATTGTGCCGGGACCGGGAAATGTATTTGAACGCAAGTTCATCGCTGCGGGATATGTGCACAATGGATTCGGCAAGACCTGCGGCCTGGTCCAGGTGGAGGAGCTGGGAACCCTGGAGACGCCCATTGCCCTGACCAATACCCTGAACGTGGGGCTGGCAGCCGACGCCCTGGTGGAGTATACCATCAGGCAGTGCGAAAAGGACCAGGTGGAGGTCACATCCGTAAGCCCGGTTGTGGGTGAGTGCAATGACTGCAGAATTAACCGTATCCAGCACAGGGCTGTGTCCATGGAGGATGTGATGGAGGCATTTTCCGGTGCTGGTGAGGATTTTGAGGAGGGTGATGTGGGCGCAGGCACGGGAACTGTGTGCTACGGCCTGAAGGGAGGAATCGGATCCGCCTCCAGAGTTATGAGAATCGGCGGGGTAAATTACACGCTGGGGGTTCTGGTGCAGTCCAATTTCGGGGCGACAGAGGACCTGGTCATAGACGGCATCCGGGCCGGCCAACGGATTCTGGAGGAAAAGGAAAGGCGCAGGAAGATGGCCACCGCAGAACAGGACCAGGGGTCCATCATGACCATTATCGCCACGGATCTGCCTGTCAGTGACCGTCAGCTAAAGCGCATCATCCGCAGGGCCGGTGTGGGCATTGCCAGGACAGGCGCCTACACCGGACACGGCAGCGGTGAGGTCATGATTGGGTTCACCACCGCAGGCCGCCTGCAGGGAAAGGACAGTCCGGAAATCATGACAAGCACCTGCATCAGGGAGGATCTGATTAACGTGGCCTTCAAGGCAGCCGCGGAAGCTGTCAATGAAGCCATCCTGAATTCCATGACAGCAGCCGGACGTACCGGGGGACTGGCAGGGGAGGTGTATTACAGCCTGTCGGAGTTCCTTCCGCAGATTCTTAAACATTAATGGCGAAGGGACATCAGCCCCTGTTCTGTTATCTCGCAGCCTCCCCTGGTGCGGTTGATGCGGATAAGTCCTTCTTCGGATAATTCTTTCAGCAGCCCCCGCAGGCGGCCGTCGCTTAATTCCACGCCGGCCTCTGCCAGGGCATTTTTTATGGCTCCCCGGCCGATGCGGGGGGAGGCAGCTATGGCAGCCAGCACCCTGAGGCGGACCGGACTGTGGTCCTGGTCGGACTTTCGCATCTGGTTCCTGATATAGGAGGGAAGCTGTGCCAGTATCAGGGGATGGGCGGCGTAGTGGGAGAAGAAATAACGGGTCAGGTTGTATAGCTCCTGGACATTGCCGGGATAATCGTAGTCCATCATGAAGTCAAAGAGACTGGGGGACAAAAGGTCGCGGGCCATAAGGCTTTTATTGTGGAACAGTTCACGGAAGAACTGGTCCATGAGCAGGGGAATGTCCTCCCTGCGTTTCCTGAGAGGCAGGGTGTCGATGGAGGCCGCATTCAGAAGGAAGAACAGCTCTTCCCGGAAGGTGCCCTGCTTTACCATCCCGTACAGGTCCTGACCGGCTGTGGCGATGATGCGCACGTCAAAGGGGGAGAAGCGGGTTCCAAAGACATTTCCGGTCCGGTTGTCCTGAAGAATGTGAATCAGGAGTCCCTGAATCTCAGGAGACAGGTACTCGGCGCTGTCAATGAGCAGGGTTCCGTGGTTGGCCTCTTTGAACAGTCCTAACATCTGGGAGAGAGGATCCGAGACAGTCAGAGCTGCGCCTGACAGACAGGAGGTCCCGCCCGGATCGGATAGCACGCCTGGGCCGGGAGCGCTGTCCGGGCCGGAAACTTCATTTGGGCCGGAGACCCCGTTTATCCTTGCGGCCGCATTAAGCCCCATGGGCATATTCAGGCAGACAAAGGGATGCTGCCTCCTGGAGGATGTCTTATGTATGGCTCTGGCCAGGAGTTTTTTCTGGGTGCCGCTCTCTCCCTGAATCAGCACAGGGAAGTCATAGAGGGAGAGCCTTCTGGCATATTCCAGGATATTCTTCATGGGCTCCGAGGCAGTGGTAAAACTGGTGAACATGCTGTCCGCATATCTGGAGTCGGAGAATACAGGGTCAGGGAGAGGCGGGTAATCCCCGGTCCCGTCAGCCAGCACAGGACACGGCGTGCTGTTGAGCAGGTAAAGGGGCTCATGGTTGGGCAGCAGCAGTTCAAGGGAGCTGAGCAGGAGATGCTTTCCGCTGCGGTTCATCACCTTGTAATCCGCACTGTGACAGAAATCCATGCCTTTGCAGGGCTGGGGCAGAAACTGTGACAGGTTCCGGCCCGTGGTGCCTGTCTCAGGCAGCTCCAGGTCCATGGAGAATCTGCGGTTGACCATATTGATTTCCCCGCGGACCGACAGAAGGCACAGGCCTATGGGAAGATTGCTGATAACGGTCTGGAGAAGCTGCCTGGAATAGATGTAGTCCTGGTAATAGGCGCTGGTCAGCTTGGCAATCTGCATGATGCTGTTCACATAGGATTTGGTAATCTGGTTGGACAGGCTGGCGGGAAGATGAAAGTACTCGCACAGCTCATTGACAGTGGAGATGTCAATGATGCGGTTGCCGATATCAATGACATTGGTGATATGGCTGGGAACCAGCTGGGGCTCGCCCACGGTGATGGCATAGTGGATGGACTCGTCGGCCTGGATGCATCCGGGATAAAAGGGTTCAAACCGGTACTGCACCACCCCTGCCTCCTTGAGCTGGTCCATGATGGTGACAATGGAGTCATAGGTATCGTTTACTATGTAGACACGCTCACCGGGCGGTATGCGGATGATTTGGTCCAGACAGGCATGGTTGAAGGTCCTGGTACAGATAATCTGCATGACCTCCTTTGGGATGGATATGGGAAATTCTGACTGGACCAGGGGGCTGGAAAAAAGGATGCACTGGTATCCCTTGATTTGCTCCGGCCGCTGGACCTGGTCCAGCCCAATTGTATCAAAGGCAATATGGGCTCCCAATATCTTGTGGAGATAGCTCTGGAATTCAAGGCGTATGCTGGAATTGATGCTGACGATGAGCACATGGTATTTTGGCTGGCTTCTGTCCATGTTTTATCCTCCTGTGTCTTATTGGGTTAATTATAACAAAAAAATTAGGATACAACAACCTAATGACTTTAAATTTTAAATTGTAACGAATGCTTTACGGAAAAAAGAATGATTTATTTGACAAGGCAGCACAGAAACGTGTAAAATTATTGTAAGCAAGGATGCTTACGAAATGAGCGTGAGAGCTGTAGGTTTCCAGGCTTTTTTTGTATCATCATAAAAAGGAGGATATTCTATGAAGAAAAGCGGAAAGAAGCTGTGCGCCCTGGCACTGGCTGCTGCCATGCTGGGATTGACGGCATGCGGTTCATCATCAGGCACCACTGATACGACCACGGCAGCTGCAGGCGGGGCGGCAGCTACAGAAGAAACGACAGCAGCGGCAGCTGTTGCGGAGGGAGAGTCTGTTTCACAGGAAACAGATATTATAGGAGCAGTCAATGTGGACTTTACCACACTGGATCCGTTAGATACCAGCGACACCCTCTCAGGAGGCGTTCAGCGTCTTATCATGGACGGATTGTTTGGGTTTGACGACGAAATGAAAATCATTCCCATGCTGGCAACGGAGTATACGGCCAATGACAGCGCCACGGAGTTCACCATCAAGCTGAGAGAGGGAATCACATTCTCTGACGGAACCCCATGGAACGCAGAGGCGGCCAAAGCCAACTTTGACCGTTGGGCGGACAAGTCCTTAGGACTTAAGAGAACCACATTGTTATGTAATATACTGGATACCACTACGGTTCAGGATGATTATACAATCGTAGTAAAACTGTCCTCACCCTTTGGCGCGTTCATTGAGACACTGGCCCATCCGGCCTGCGTGGTCATGAGCCCCAAGGTAATCGAGCAGGGCTCCACGGCATGCGCAGAGGCCCCCATTGGCACAGGACAGTATACATTTAAAGAGTGGATTCAGGGAGACCACCTTACGGTTGAGCTGAACAAGGACTGGTGGGGCTATGACGCTGACATCTGCGGCGGCACGGCTCTGGCTGACAAGGACGCCGGCTTCAAGAGCATCACCTTAAAGCCTGTACCTGAGTCCGCCACCAGGGTTGCCATGATTCAGTCCGGCGATGCCCAGCTTATCTGGCCTGTACCGGATGAAAACCTGGCAGGACTTAAATCCGATCCCAACGTGATCGTGGGACAGGACCAGGGCCTGGTAGTCCGTTACCTGATGATGAACAACCAGAAGAAACCATTCAATGACAAGAAAGTCCGTCAGGCTATCAACTATGCTATCAATAAAGAGGCATATGTGGCAGTTGTCAAGAATGGCAACTCTGAGCCGGGAACCTCTGTCATTGCTCCCAAGCTTCAGTACTACAAGGGAAATGATCCTTATCCATACGACATCGAGAAGGCAAAATCACTGCTTGCAGAGGCAGGCTATCCGGACGGCTTTAAGACAACCCTGATATTTGCCAACACTTCCGCCAACATGAAGCAGGGCGAGTTCTTAAAGCAGCAGCTTGCCGAGGTGGGTATTGATGTTGAGCTTATCAGCCTGGAGAGCGCAATTGTAAACGAGAAGGTCCAGGATACGGACGCTCCCGGCGCAGAGGCAGAAGTTGATATGTACATCATCGGCTGGTCATCCTCTACCGGCGACGCGGACTGGGGAATCCGTCCTCTGCTGGCAAAAGAGTCTGAGCCTCCTATGAGCTACAATATCTGCTATTTCGAGAACGAGGAATTAGACGGATATCTGAAGGACGGCCTGAACACAGCTGACCGTGATAAGAGAGCAGAAGCATATGCCAAGGCTCAGGACCTGATTTGGGAAGAGAGTCCTCTGGTATGTCTGGCAACTGACTTCAACTCCTGGGCAACTTCCAATAAGATGGTAAATGTAAAGATGTTCCCAGATAACTGCCTTAATATCAGAAATGGTAAGATGACGAAATAAAAGGCTTAAGGGTCTGGCGGAGGGGGATTCTCTGCCAGACCTTTTTAAGATAAAATACAGGGTGTATACCCAATAATGATATGAGAGGTGAGAGTTTATATGCTGAGATACATATGTAAAAGAGTTGTTGGAGTTATACCAACCCTGATTATCGTAGTTACGTTTGTATTCTTCTTTGTGCGCCTGATTCCCGGAGATCCGGCCAGGCAGGTGGCAGGACCGCAGGCAACCAAAGAGGACGTGGAACTGGTAAGGGAGCAGCTGGGCCTTAACAAGCCCCTTCCCCAGCAGTATATCAGCTACGTGACAGGACTTGTAAAGGGGGATTTGGGCACATCGCTGAGAACCAAGCGCCCGGTGCTGACTGAGGTCCAGGGCCGCTACATGAATACGGTGCAGCTCACCCTTTTAAGCCTGACCTGGAGCGTGATTGCAGGCGTCCTTATCGGCGTATGGTCA
Coding sequences within:
- a CDS encoding dihydrofolate reductase family protein, with amino-acid sequence MNELVFFEIPKQNLKIQIVKKSNEILEQIRKESAETAVMPDVAQYYTDIYFPKAPSDRPYTFSSIVLSSDGKMAYGDNPSGPLIAKNNFLDPDGSLGDFWVLNVLRAYADGIIIGARTLLSEPGITCHVYEERLTRQRREVLGKKYQPCGVIVSLDGTDIPFDHYIFDVDPKEEYKLVIATSPRGAEYIMANSPLKHPVIGPFKTIEDVDHADLGELYTDFNAFPVIVTGQGENPDTKVLMYALKKWGLEKLCIEAPSYCTHLLQQGMLDEYFINYSMVFAGGQKSPGYASEFGHMDHPHADFLTLGIHESNFIFTRQKIRYGVTNETDLSGYKY
- the lpdA gene encoding dihydrolipoyl dehydrogenase codes for the protein MGGTMAGTDLVVIGAGPGGYVAAIRAAQLGMKVVIAEKDACGGTCLNYGCIPTKALYKNAQVMGYMDHSREFGIEIDGYRLDMEQVQARKNKIVKTLTGGVEYLLKSNKVAIEKGCAKIIKAGLVEVTGKDGTVKRLETKRILIASGSKSSRLPIEGMDLEGVITSKEALDMKTVPEEIVIIGGGVIGIEFAGIYQSFGAKVTVVEFMPHIIPNVDVEITARLKSLLEKRGISIMTGSKVEKIEKKGNNLSVQVDAGGKKQVLSCGQVLVSTGREMDADGLNLDGAGVRYDRKGIKVDENYETNVPGIYAIGDVTGRVMLAHVASEEGKTAVERMAGENTEVDYSLIPNSIFTFPDVSSIGLSEEQAKEQGIEYITSKYQFSGNGKALTMGDAEGMVKVIAAKDKSRLLGVHIIGPNASDLIAEAAIAMNGMFTVEEAAGVMHGHPTLSEAFDEAVSNLLGKAIHMPPVKNR
- a CDS encoding antibiotic biosynthesis monooxygenase; this translates as MELRVNEPGLFIEELVFQIRPEQVKRYVELEYEIMAKELAGLDGFCGWQIWVSETNPGRVTSLYFWKDHASYRNLDQEWLSGKKDEITRAFGAENMTFVRVGHETDRRYQMRSLA
- a CDS encoding MBL fold metallo-hydrolase, encoding MGTIHITLVANAGLLLESGGRKLLLDGLHSQENGMFSPVPPCIREQIMKRIPPFDGIRWVAFTHFHEDHFDLDLVNRYLQEAAPEMLVMPEDTPNGVSSKLKAGVCSTEAIELPMGQCRSIRLWETGSLTAFPSRHAGREYETVSHLCYVLEADGKKVLILGDSDYDSVFFKQMAGAMEFDAVIANPLFLHLPRGRRVFTQSIRTKEIIFCHLPFAEDDQIHFRNMMSEDMRQYETILPPMKALTDPLQKVSI
- the pduL gene encoding PduL/EutD family phosphate acyltransferase, with translation MGQNILIEISARHIHLSKEHLEILFGEGYELTVKKMLSQPGQFACEERVSVIGPKGKFSMSVLGPVRERTQVEISLTDARTIGVSAPIRESGDVEGSGSCVLEGPRGTVILKEGVIAAKRHIHTTPEDAERLGVTDRETVAFEVNINDRSLIFKDMVVRVSEHYSTAAHIDTDEANAVAMSGTVYGTIVKLRGNGLADSGLTDSDLADSSIA
- a CDS encoding MATE family efflux transporter, with amino-acid sequence MRQIEKQTRTDGENKMGVMPVNRLLVTMALPIMISMIIQAMYNIVDSLFVARISEQALTAVSLAYSVQNLLIGVAVGTGVGVNSLLSRYLGEQNREGVNKTAVNGIFIMLVTYLFFLVFGLFFTRTFFKLQTDSEEIIELGVQYLSICLIFSVGVLEQVVLERILQGTGKTIYTMITQGAGAVINIILDPILIFGLLGFPRMGISGAAIATVTGQLAGMGMNVYFNKRVNHEVQFVFRGFRPDMGIIKQIYRVGIPAIVMQSIASVMTFGLNQILISYTATAAAVMGVYFKIQSFIFMPVFGLNNGMIPIIGYNLGAGRPGRIRKAIHYSLGYATAIMAAGFVLSQVFAVEIMAMFNASEHMMSIGVTALRVISFGYLSASVSVIYSAVFQALGRGMESLVISFFRQLIVLLPAACILAAMFGLDALWWSFPISETMAALLAWVWWKHIRRQMAGQV
- a CDS encoding P1 family peptidase, whose translation is MERKRIRDFGIVPGVMKTGPKNKITDVPGVLVGHKTVRNGDNKTGVTVIVPGPGNVFERKFIAAGYVHNGFGKTCGLVQVEELGTLETPIALTNTLNVGLAADALVEYTIRQCEKDQVEVTSVSPVVGECNDCRINRIQHRAVSMEDVMEAFSGAGEDFEEGDVGAGTGTVCYGLKGGIGSASRVMRIGGVNYTLGVLVQSNFGATEDLVIDGIRAGQRILEEKERRRKMATAEQDQGSIMTIIATDLPVSDRQLKRIIRRAGVGIARTGAYTGHGSGEVMIGFTTAGRLQGKDSPEIMTSTCIREDLINVAFKAAAEAVNEAILNSMTAAGRTGGLAGEVYYSLSEFLPQILKH
- a CDS encoding sigma 54-interacting transcriptional regulator, whose amino-acid sequence is MDRSQPKYHVLIVSINSSIRLEFQSYLHKILGAHIAFDTIGLDQVQRPEQIKGYQCILFSSPLVQSEFPISIPKEVMQIICTRTFNHACLDQIIRIPPGERVYIVNDTYDSIVTIMDQLKEAGVVQYRFEPFYPGCIQADESIHYAITVGEPQLVPSHITNVIDIGNRIIDISTVNELCEYFHLPASLSNQITKSYVNSIMQIAKLTSAYYQDYIYSRQLLQTVISNLPIGLCLLSVRGEINMVNRRFSMDLELPETGTTGRNLSQFLPQPCKGMDFCHSADYKVMNRSGKHLLLSSLELLLPNHEPLYLLNSTPCPVLADGTGDYPPLPDPVFSDSRYADSMFTSFTTASEPMKNILEYARRLSLYDFPVLIQGESGTQKKLLARAIHKTSSRRQHPFVCLNMPMGLNAAARINGVSGPNEVSGPDSAPGPGVLSDPGGTSCLSGAALTVSDPLSQMLGLFKEANHGTLLIDSAEYLSPEIQGLLIHILQDNRTGNVFGTRFSPFDVRIIATAGQDLYGMVKQGTFREELFFLLNAASIDTLPLRKRREDIPLLMDQFFRELFHNKSLMARDLLSPSLFDFMMDYDYPGNVQELYNLTRYFFSHYAAHPLILAQLPSYIRNQMRKSDQDHSPVRLRVLAAIAASPRIGRGAIKNALAEAGVELSDGRLRGLLKELSEEGLIRINRTRGGCEITEQGLMSLRH
- a CDS encoding glutathione ABC transporter substrate-binding protein, whose translation is MKKSGKKLCALALAAAMLGLTACGSSSGTTDTTTAAAGGAAATEETTAAAAVAEGESVSQETDIIGAVNVDFTTLDPLDTSDTLSGGVQRLIMDGLFGFDDEMKIIPMLATEYTANDSATEFTIKLREGITFSDGTPWNAEAAKANFDRWADKSLGLKRTTLLCNILDTTTVQDDYTIVVKLSSPFGAFIETLAHPACVVMSPKVIEQGSTACAEAPIGTGQYTFKEWIQGDHLTVELNKDWWGYDADICGGTALADKDAGFKSITLKPVPESATRVAMIQSGDAQLIWPVPDENLAGLKSDPNVIVGQDQGLVVRYLMMNNQKKPFNDKKVRQAINYAINKEAYVAVVKNGNSEPGTSVIAPKLQYYKGNDPYPYDIEKAKSLLAEAGYPDGFKTTLIFANTSANMKQGEFLKQQLAEVGIDVELISLESAIVNEKVQDTDAPGAEAEVDMYIIGWSSSTGDADWGIRPLLAKESEPPMSYNICYFENEELDGYLKDGLNTADRDKRAEAYAKAQDLIWEESPLVCLATDFNSWATSNKMVNVKMFPDNCLNIRNGKMTK